One Gadus morhua chromosome 23, gadMor3.0, whole genome shotgun sequence DNA segment encodes these proteins:
- the tnk2a gene encoding activated CDC42 kinase 1 isoform X2 → MGESYVYQRLPYARGEEPEAEEEERSDRGMRANDAGPMLQCEEGTDWLAELLSDVQLQQYFLRIRDELNVTRLSHFDYVKNEDLEKIGMGRPGQRRLWEAVKRRRALYKRKSWMSKVFPGKRPDADPQAPLPQGASACLAPPNGASASEPGASLTCLVREAELQLFERLGDGTFGVVRRGEWTSPNGRVQSVAVKCLKAGLLDSEGLDDFIREVNAMHSLSHQNLITLYGIVLTQPMKMVTELAPLGSLLDRLRKRQGHILIASLCSYAVQVSCGMAYLEQRRFLHRDLAARNVLLFSSDTVKIGDFGLMRALPKHTDHYVMEESHKVPFAWCAPESLKSRTFSHASDTWMFGVTLWEMFTHGQEPWLGLNGSQILHKVDVEAERLCKPDYCPQDVYNVMLQCWSPKPEDRPTFTALRDFLLEMMPTDMRALQDFEEDDKLQINLNDVITIIEGQAEHYWWVGQNRRSLRVGQFPRHVVTSVAGLSAQHISRPLKHSFIHTGHGDTDPHRSWGHADRIDSLYLGNPMDPPDILGMDPSRARPTKLPNRAKKQPPPRPPQPAVLLKKPFYDSVLDNYEDEDDASAASGLKRLGVSLGLKLRPWEGPSLRSAKSEVSLIDFTDDSFSSTTPSPLTDPRQLDEDTLQDMPSILDWPLPLPAYDEVTTELEDQSDDQEVRSINRGLAEDSFAPPISVAEGRSESQSADLFQELQREVMVKLQVPMAPGRSLPSSPLPFSRPPAHRQIYLPTPSSPPPPASSYEDRPVLPPRTPLPPLRPLRQAPAKPCPHVRSSSASLGDEGRAPKPPNPDHVASSPPQIPPRDHHPAYSQPASRATSPLPPLAALPSSPLTLPPPPLSMSPRRASALCCVGPLGSLMLSSPCPALPRPPALATATASASNALSSTSFLDPLAGPEGRGLSLLIDGSQSSAPAPLPERPGYLERYGAANMAAVKPIMQQSRAKPNSSFNNNNNGGQTTTPSMQQELSVKQVQEAVHGVTVEECRACLLDHGLSVPLSVQHLKVEQLFRLGLRSRSECVEVLERSKWNLEEASTVILDTHTHTLQSMRK, encoded by the exons ATGGGGGAGAGCTATGTGTACCAGCGCCTCCCCTATGccaggggggaggagccggaggcagaggaagaggagcgcagTGACAGAGGGATGAGGGCGAACGATGCAGGACCAATG ctgcaGTGTGAGGAGGGCACTGATTGGCTGGCTGAGCTGCTGAGTGACGTGCAGCTGCAGCAATACTTCCTGAGGATCCGGGATGAGCTCAACGTCACGCGGCTCTCCCACTTCGACTACGTCAAGAACGAAGACCTGGAGAAGATCGGCATGGGGCGGCCCG GTCAGAGACGCCTGTGGGAGGCGGTCAAGAGGAGGAGGGCTCTTTATAAACGCAAGTCCTGGATGAGCAAG GTGTTTCCGGGGAAACGCCCCGACGCCGACCCCCAGGCGCCCCTCCCCCAGGGGGCGTCGGCCTGCCTGGCCCCGCCCAACGGCGCCTCCGCCAGCGAACCGGGCGCCTCGCTCACCTGCCTGGTCCGGGAGGCGGAGCTACAGCTGTTTGAACGCCTGGGAGACGGAACGTTTGGCGTTGTGCGACGGGGGGAGTGGACGAGTCCCAACGGAagagtg CAGTCGGTGGCGGTCAAGTGTCTGAAGGCCGGCCTGCTGGACTCAGAGGGTCTGGACGACTTCATCAGGGAGGTGAACGCCATGCACTCCCTCAGCCACCAGAACCTCATCACCCTGTACGGCATCGTGCTCACACAGCCCATGAAGATG gtgaccGAGCTGGCCCCCCTGGGCTCTCTGCTGGACCGCCTGAGGAAGCGTCAGGGGCACATCCTCATCGCCTCGCTCTGCAGCTACGCTGTCCAG gtgtcgTGCGGCATGGCCTATCTGGAGCAGCGGCGGTTTCTCCACCGCGACCTGGCGGCCCGGAACGTTCTGCTGTTCTCCAGCGACACGGTGAAGATCGGAGACTTCGGCCTCATGAGGGCGCTGCCCAAACACACGGACCACTACGTCATGGAGGAGAGCCACAAGGTCCCCTTCgcctg gtgTGCTCCAGAGTCTCTGAAGTCCCGTACCTTCTCTCATGCGTCTGACACCTGGATGTTCGGGGTCACCCTGTGGGAGATGTTCACCCACGGACAGGAGCCCTGGCTGGGCCTCAACGGCAGCCAG aTCCTGCACAAGGTGGACGTGGAGGCGGAGCGTCTGTGTAAGCCGGACTACTGCCCCCAGGACGTGTACAACGTCATGCTGCAGTGCTGGAGCCCCAAGCCTGAGGACCGGCCCACCTTCACTGCCCTCAGGGACTTCCTGCTGGAG aTGATGCCCACAGACATGAGGGCTCTGCAGGACTTTGAGGAGGATGACAAGCTGCAGATCAATTTGAATGATGTCATCACCATCATAGAGGGACa ggcgGAGCACTACTGGTGGGTGGGTCAGAACCGGCGCTCCCTGAGGGTGGGTCAGTTCCCGCGCCACGTGGTGACCTCGGTGGCGGGCCTGTCGGCCCAGCACATCAGCCGGCCCCTCAAGCACTCCTTCATCCACACGGGCCACGGGGACACGGACCCCCACCGCAGCTGGGGCCACGCCGACCGCATCGACag tctgtATTTAGGGAATCCCATGGACCCCCCGGATATTCTTGGAATGGATCCTTCCAGAGCCAGACCAACTAAACTCCCCAACCGTGCCAAGA aacagcccccccctcgccctccacAGCCCGCTGTTCTGCTGAAAA agCCCTTCTACGACTCTGTGTTGGACAACTACGAGGATGAGGACGACGCGAGTGCCGCGTCCGGCCTGAAGAGACTGGGCGTTTCCCTGGGCCTTAAGCTCCGCCCCTGGGAGGGGCCAAGCCTGCGATCGGCTAAGAGCGAGGTGTCACTCATCGACTTCACCGACGACAGCTTCAGCTCCACCACGCCCTCCCCGCTCACAGACCCCCGACAGCTGGACGAGGACACActgcag GACATGCCCTCAATCCTGGACTGGCCCCTCCCACTCCCGGCCTACGATGAGGTGACCACAGAGCTGGAGGACCAATCAGACGACCAGGAGGTCCGCTCCATTAACAGGGGATTGGCTGAGGATTCCTTTGCCCCGCCCATCTCCGTAGCGGAGGGCAGAAGCGAGTCCCAGTCAGCGGACCTGTTCCAGGAGctacagagagag gTGATGGTGAAGCTGCAGGTCCCCATGGCGCCGGGccgctccctcccctcctcccccctccccttctcccgcccccccgcccaccgTCAGATCTACCTGCCCACCccgtcctccccccctcccccggcctccTCCTACGAGGACCGCCCGGTGCTGCCCCCgcgcacccccctccctccgctcCGCCCCTTGCGCCAAGCCCCCGCCAAGCCCTGCCCCCACGTGCGCTCTAGCTCCGCCTCCCTCGGCGACGAGGGCCGCGCCCCCAAGCCCCCCAACCCCGACCACGTCGCCTCCTCTCCGCCGCAGATCCCGCCGCGGGACCACCACCCCGCCTACTCCCAGCCCGCCTCCCGCGCCacctcgcccctcccccccctggcggccctcccctcctcgccgctgaccctcccccctcccccgctctccaTGTCCCCGCGCCGGGCGTCGGCCCTGTGCTGTGTGGGGCCCCTGGGCTCCCTGAtgctctcctccccctgccccgctctgccccgcccccccgccctcgccaccgccaccgcctccgcctccaacgccctctcctccacctccttcctggaCCCGCTGGCCGGCCccgaggggcggggcctgtcgTTGTTGATTGATGGCTCCCAGAGTTCTGCTCCCGCCCCTCTTCCCGAGCGTCCAGGGTACCTGGAAAG GTACGGTGcagccaacatggccgccgtcAAGCCAATAATGCAACAGAGCAGAGCAAAGCCAAACTCCtccttcaacaacaacaacaacggcggTCAAACTACAACTCCCAGCATGCAGCAGGAGCTGAGCGTCAAACAG GTGCAGGAGGCGGTTCACGGGGTGACGGTGGAGGAGTGCCGGGCGTGTCTGCTGGACCACGGCTTGAGCGTCCCTCTTTCCGTACAGCATCTCAAG gtggAGCAGTTGTTCCGGCTGGGTCTGAGGTCGAGGTCGGAGTGTGTGGAGGTTCTGGAGCGAAGCAAGTGGAACCTGGAGGAGGCCAGCACCGTcatactggacacacacacacacacactgcagagcatgag GAAGTGA
- the tnk2a gene encoding activated CDC42 kinase 1 isoform X1, with protein sequence MGESYVYQRLPYARGEEPEAEEEERSDRGMRANDAGPMLQCEEGTDWLAELLSDVQLQQYFLRIRDELNVTRLSHFDYVKNEDLEKIGMGRPGQRRLWEAVKRRRALYKRKSWMSKPLRLGQQVFPGKRPDADPQAPLPQGASACLAPPNGASASEPGASLTCLVREAELQLFERLGDGTFGVVRRGEWTSPNGRVQSVAVKCLKAGLLDSEGLDDFIREVNAMHSLSHQNLITLYGIVLTQPMKMVTELAPLGSLLDRLRKRQGHILIASLCSYAVQVSCGMAYLEQRRFLHRDLAARNVLLFSSDTVKIGDFGLMRALPKHTDHYVMEESHKVPFAWCAPESLKSRTFSHASDTWMFGVTLWEMFTHGQEPWLGLNGSQILHKVDVEAERLCKPDYCPQDVYNVMLQCWSPKPEDRPTFTALRDFLLEMMPTDMRALQDFEEDDKLQINLNDVITIIEGQAEHYWWVGQNRRSLRVGQFPRHVVTSVAGLSAQHISRPLKHSFIHTGHGDTDPHRSWGHADRIDSLYLGNPMDPPDILGMDPSRARPTKLPNRAKKQPPPRPPQPAVLLKKPFYDSVLDNYEDEDDASAASGLKRLGVSLGLKLRPWEGPSLRSAKSEVSLIDFTDDSFSSTTPSPLTDPRQLDEDTLQDMPSILDWPLPLPAYDEVTTELEDQSDDQEVRSINRGLAEDSFAPPISVAEGRSESQSADLFQELQREVMVKLQVPMAPGRSLPSSPLPFSRPPAHRQIYLPTPSSPPPPASSYEDRPVLPPRTPLPPLRPLRQAPAKPCPHVRSSSASLGDEGRAPKPPNPDHVASSPPQIPPRDHHPAYSQPASRATSPLPPLAALPSSPLTLPPPPLSMSPRRASALCCVGPLGSLMLSSPCPALPRPPALATATASASNALSSTSFLDPLAGPEGRGLSLLIDGSQSSAPAPLPERPGYLERYGAANMAAVKPIMQQSRAKPNSSFNNNNNGGQTTTPSMQQELSVKQVQEAVHGVTVEECRACLLDHGLSVPLSVQHLKVEQLFRLGLRSRSECVEVLERSKWNLEEASTVILDTHTHTLQSMRK encoded by the exons ATGGGGGAGAGCTATGTGTACCAGCGCCTCCCCTATGccaggggggaggagccggaggcagaggaagaggagcgcagTGACAGAGGGATGAGGGCGAACGATGCAGGACCAATG ctgcaGTGTGAGGAGGGCACTGATTGGCTGGCTGAGCTGCTGAGTGACGTGCAGCTGCAGCAATACTTCCTGAGGATCCGGGATGAGCTCAACGTCACGCGGCTCTCCCACTTCGACTACGTCAAGAACGAAGACCTGGAGAAGATCGGCATGGGGCGGCCCG GTCAGAGACGCCTGTGGGAGGCGGTCAAGAGGAGGAGGGCTCTTTATAAACGCAAGTCCTGGATGAGCAAG CCTCTGCGTCTGGGTCAGCAGGTGTTTCCGGGGAAACGCCCCGACGCCGACCCCCAGGCGCCCCTCCCCCAGGGGGCGTCGGCCTGCCTGGCCCCGCCCAACGGCGCCTCCGCCAGCGAACCGGGCGCCTCGCTCACCTGCCTGGTCCGGGAGGCGGAGCTACAGCTGTTTGAACGCCTGGGAGACGGAACGTTTGGCGTTGTGCGACGGGGGGAGTGGACGAGTCCCAACGGAagagtg CAGTCGGTGGCGGTCAAGTGTCTGAAGGCCGGCCTGCTGGACTCAGAGGGTCTGGACGACTTCATCAGGGAGGTGAACGCCATGCACTCCCTCAGCCACCAGAACCTCATCACCCTGTACGGCATCGTGCTCACACAGCCCATGAAGATG gtgaccGAGCTGGCCCCCCTGGGCTCTCTGCTGGACCGCCTGAGGAAGCGTCAGGGGCACATCCTCATCGCCTCGCTCTGCAGCTACGCTGTCCAG gtgtcgTGCGGCATGGCCTATCTGGAGCAGCGGCGGTTTCTCCACCGCGACCTGGCGGCCCGGAACGTTCTGCTGTTCTCCAGCGACACGGTGAAGATCGGAGACTTCGGCCTCATGAGGGCGCTGCCCAAACACACGGACCACTACGTCATGGAGGAGAGCCACAAGGTCCCCTTCgcctg gtgTGCTCCAGAGTCTCTGAAGTCCCGTACCTTCTCTCATGCGTCTGACACCTGGATGTTCGGGGTCACCCTGTGGGAGATGTTCACCCACGGACAGGAGCCCTGGCTGGGCCTCAACGGCAGCCAG aTCCTGCACAAGGTGGACGTGGAGGCGGAGCGTCTGTGTAAGCCGGACTACTGCCCCCAGGACGTGTACAACGTCATGCTGCAGTGCTGGAGCCCCAAGCCTGAGGACCGGCCCACCTTCACTGCCCTCAGGGACTTCCTGCTGGAG aTGATGCCCACAGACATGAGGGCTCTGCAGGACTTTGAGGAGGATGACAAGCTGCAGATCAATTTGAATGATGTCATCACCATCATAGAGGGACa ggcgGAGCACTACTGGTGGGTGGGTCAGAACCGGCGCTCCCTGAGGGTGGGTCAGTTCCCGCGCCACGTGGTGACCTCGGTGGCGGGCCTGTCGGCCCAGCACATCAGCCGGCCCCTCAAGCACTCCTTCATCCACACGGGCCACGGGGACACGGACCCCCACCGCAGCTGGGGCCACGCCGACCGCATCGACag tctgtATTTAGGGAATCCCATGGACCCCCCGGATATTCTTGGAATGGATCCTTCCAGAGCCAGACCAACTAAACTCCCCAACCGTGCCAAGA aacagcccccccctcgccctccacAGCCCGCTGTTCTGCTGAAAA agCCCTTCTACGACTCTGTGTTGGACAACTACGAGGATGAGGACGACGCGAGTGCCGCGTCCGGCCTGAAGAGACTGGGCGTTTCCCTGGGCCTTAAGCTCCGCCCCTGGGAGGGGCCAAGCCTGCGATCGGCTAAGAGCGAGGTGTCACTCATCGACTTCACCGACGACAGCTTCAGCTCCACCACGCCCTCCCCGCTCACAGACCCCCGACAGCTGGACGAGGACACActgcag GACATGCCCTCAATCCTGGACTGGCCCCTCCCACTCCCGGCCTACGATGAGGTGACCACAGAGCTGGAGGACCAATCAGACGACCAGGAGGTCCGCTCCATTAACAGGGGATTGGCTGAGGATTCCTTTGCCCCGCCCATCTCCGTAGCGGAGGGCAGAAGCGAGTCCCAGTCAGCGGACCTGTTCCAGGAGctacagagagag gTGATGGTGAAGCTGCAGGTCCCCATGGCGCCGGGccgctccctcccctcctcccccctccccttctcccgcccccccgcccaccgTCAGATCTACCTGCCCACCccgtcctccccccctcccccggcctccTCCTACGAGGACCGCCCGGTGCTGCCCCCgcgcacccccctccctccgctcCGCCCCTTGCGCCAAGCCCCCGCCAAGCCCTGCCCCCACGTGCGCTCTAGCTCCGCCTCCCTCGGCGACGAGGGCCGCGCCCCCAAGCCCCCCAACCCCGACCACGTCGCCTCCTCTCCGCCGCAGATCCCGCCGCGGGACCACCACCCCGCCTACTCCCAGCCCGCCTCCCGCGCCacctcgcccctcccccccctggcggccctcccctcctcgccgctgaccctcccccctcccccgctctccaTGTCCCCGCGCCGGGCGTCGGCCCTGTGCTGTGTGGGGCCCCTGGGCTCCCTGAtgctctcctccccctgccccgctctgccccgcccccccgccctcgccaccgccaccgcctccgcctccaacgccctctcctccacctccttcctggaCCCGCTGGCCGGCCccgaggggcggggcctgtcgTTGTTGATTGATGGCTCCCAGAGTTCTGCTCCCGCCCCTCTTCCCGAGCGTCCAGGGTACCTGGAAAG GTACGGTGcagccaacatggccgccgtcAAGCCAATAATGCAACAGAGCAGAGCAAAGCCAAACTCCtccttcaacaacaacaacaacggcggTCAAACTACAACTCCCAGCATGCAGCAGGAGCTGAGCGTCAAACAG GTGCAGGAGGCGGTTCACGGGGTGACGGTGGAGGAGTGCCGGGCGTGTCTGCTGGACCACGGCTTGAGCGTCCCTCTTTCCGTACAGCATCTCAAG gtggAGCAGTTGTTCCGGCTGGGTCTGAGGTCGAGGTCGGAGTGTGTGGAGGTTCTGGAGCGAAGCAAGTGGAACCTGGAGGAGGCCAGCACCGTcatactggacacacacacacacacactgcagagcatgag GAAGTGA